In Rhodopirellula sp. P2, the DNA window GCAATCCAGGTACAAAATTGGCATCCGCAATCCGAACGCCAATGGTGACGGCTTGGCGACTCACTCCTCAACGCATGGAGGAAGGGCACTCTTGCCCGTCAGAGTCGGCCAAGCCACCATCACAACCCGAAGCGTGAGTTTTGAAGTTGCGCTTTTTGCAATCGGTTTAATTGGCCAACGGCCTTCGTCATCGTAGCCTGGGGCATCGCCCCAGGGATTGAGAATGAAGGAAAATGGGTTGGCCAACGGCCAACATCAACCCGCAAGTTGTTATTTGAATTTGGCCGTTGGCCGAAATGGGGCCGTGGTTTTCTGCTCCAGAGGCGATGCCCCTGGCTATGTTGAACGTAGGCCGTTGGCCATTAAGCAGGTCGGCTGGAATGATCGGGCACAACCATGTGAGCCGTTTGGGCGTTAGCCTGGCCTGCGCGTGAAAACCGTGGCTAACGCCAACGGCTCACATACCCGATGACACCTGCGTACCTGCTTAGAAGAAAAAGCGCAACCTCAAAAAAGCGTGAGCGAGGGACTCCCCCCAATTCCCACAACTGCCCCATCCGGGGCGAAACCCAGACGCCAGCCACCATTTGGTTTTGAAATGTCCCATGGGGCGGCCCAATGAAAGACTCCTCAACCCCCGCTAGCGCCGCCACCGTTGGGGCGAGCTCGTGGAACAAAACCGGCGCAGTCCAACGCGGTGCCAACCCCAAACATTGCACACACCAGCGTTCGCCCCAGTTGCCCGTCGGAACTGTGGCGCAGGCCACAACGGTTCAAATGCGGAAAGGACCCTGCCCACCTGCTGATGCCCGCCACCAAATGCCCCTCCCACTTCGAGTACCATAGGCGGCCCTTCCCCTCTCTCCCACCGTCTCCCGAGGAATGACCCCACCATGTTCCGATCGTTTTTCTTCGTCTGCACTTTCACGTTGATTTCGTTGAACGCGGGGCCGTCTTCCTTTGCTGACTCACCCGAGCAGCAATCAACAGATGAGCAAACGCACGTTCGCATTCTGACGATCGGCAACAGCTTCACTCACAACGCGACTCGGTACTTGGATGATCTCGTTGAAGCCGCCGGTCACAAACTGACGCACAAGATGCTTTCCATCGGTGGTTCACCACTGGAACTGCACGCCAAGAAGGCGTTGGCGTTGGAAGCCGACCCCGCTAGCGAACTTGCCAAGTACAAGAATGGTGACACCCTCCAAGAAACATTGAAAAGCGAACCATGGGACTTCGTCACGATTCAACAAGTCAGCTTCAGAAGCCATGACGTGACCACCTACCGCCCCTACGCCCTGCAACTCGCGGAGATCATTCGTCGCGATGCACCACAAGCCGAGTTGCGACTGCATCAGACGTGGGCGTATCGAAGCGACGACCCACGATTCAGTCGCGCGAAACCGACGGTGGGTGAACCGGCGACCCAACAAGCCATGTACGAGGGGCTCCGCGACGCCTACCGAACGATCACAGCTGAACTGTCCGCCAATCGAATTCCCGTCGGTGACGCGTTTTGGATCGCCGACAACGATCGCCAGTTTGGCTACCAACCACCCAAAAACTTCGACGCCCAGTCACTCGAGTACCCAAGTCTTCCGGAACAAACTCACTCCTTGCATGTGGGGTACAGCTGGAGCAAATCGGACGACAAACCCAAACTAAAAATGGACGGTCACCACGCCAACCTCGCCGGCGAGTACCTCGGTGCGTGCGTGTGGTTCGAATGCCTGTACGGCGAAAGCCCGATCGGCAACGCCTTCGTGCCCGCCAAACTTGACACCCAGTACGCTGTCCACTTGCAAACGATCGCC includes these proteins:
- a CDS encoding DUF4886 domain-containing protein, whose amino-acid sequence is MFRSFFFVCTFTLISLNAGPSSFADSPEQQSTDEQTHVRILTIGNSFTHNATRYLDDLVEAAGHKLTHKMLSIGGSPLELHAKKALALEADPASELAKYKNGDTLQETLKSEPWDFVTIQQVSFRSHDVTTYRPYALQLAEIIRRDAPQAELRLHQTWAYRSDDPRFSRAKPTVGEPATQQAMYEGLRDAYRTITAELSANRIPVGDAFWIADNDRQFGYQPPKNFDAQSLEYPSLPEQTHSLHVGYSWSKSDDKPKLKMDGHHANLAGEYLGACVWFECLYGESPIGNAFVPAKLDTQYAVHLQTIAHQAAQQGGDVVLGPVTSLSAAGKD